The Jaculus jaculus isolate mJacJac1 chromosome 1, mJacJac1.mat.Y.cur, whole genome shotgun sequence nucleotide sequence TTGGGGGAAAGGGTTAGTGGAAGCCTGTACTCATTGTTGCTCTGCTTGGGGGCCTTTTCCTTTTATCAGAGGGGAAAGACTGTGCCAGAGGAGCTGGTGAAGCCAGAAGAGCTCAGCAAATACCGGCAGGTGGCATCACATGTGGTGAGTGGCCGGGTCTCCCTCCCCTGGAGTCTTGTTCCCTGATGTTTCTGCGTCAGCTGGGCCAGGGTGGGGAGCAGAAGGGAAAGAGCTCTCGCCTTGGCTGCTCTTCCTGCCCAGCCATGTAGTGAGTGAGTTGCAACCAGGCAGAAAGCCAAGCTGGATGGATCAGGAATAGAATGTATTTCTGTTCCCTGGCTGTGGAGGGTGACTGGGGGGTCACAGTGAGAGAGTTGTTGGCTCTGGCGTGCCAGGATTTGGCCGTGACTGGCTTGATGTGGCTCTCTTTGCAAAGGGGCTGCACAGTGCCAGCATTCCTGGGATCCTTGCCCTGGACCTCTGTCCCTCCGATACCAACAAGATCCTCACTGGTGAGTTTGGGTGTGGCCCAGAAGGCCAAGACTTGTGTGTGCGGTGAGTGGGAGGGGGAGTGAACAGCAGGGGAAGATGTAAGCCCCAGATCCTCTTCATGGTTTGGGGGACAAGATGACCTTTAGCAAAGAGCCTGATTAATTTGTTCTTCTTGGGATCTTTTGCAGGTGGGGCGGATAAAAACGTTGTTGTCTTTGATAAGAGTTCTGAGCAAATCCTGGCCACTCTCAAAGGTCATACCAAGAAGGTCACCAGTGTGGTGTTTCACCCTTCTCAGGTAAGACAGTCTCATAGCCACTCTTGGTCCTCTCTTGAGTCCAGTTTCAGTGTTTAGGCTCTCAGAAGTAATCCCCCAATCCCTGCTGTCTCCTTGGCGAAGTGGGACTGAGAAAACTCTTGACTCAGGAATGGGTATTGATGGACCTCACTTTGGAACAGGTGGATTGTCCTCTGAGTAGGCCCTCCTAAGCTAGTGGTCTTCAAGCCAGTGGAGAAAGGAAATGCTGTTAGACAAAGTTTATTCACTGAAGCATTTTGTATTAGGGAATGAAAAAAACCAACCTTATAACATTCATTGTATAAACTACAGAAACCAAAGCTCAGCACAGTGCTCACTGCCAGGTGACTGGGGAAGACAGGCAGACCCATGTCCCCATGGCTTCCAAGGGTGCGGCTCAAAACCTGTTGACTTGGCAGTGGTGTGAGTTCAAGTAGATGAGAACCTTTGGCTTAGGGGACAAATGTAGCTCAGTAAGGTAGGTGAATGCTCTCATGGGATTTGAGCTTTAAGTCTACTGTGAGTGTGCGACTGGACTGGGTGACTGGAGCAGTGCTTCCCCGTTGGCTTTTCCCTTGACCTTAGGGCATGAGAAATAGAAGAATAATAtagcaaactttaaaagctaaatttgggctggagagatggcttagcagttaagcgcttgcctatgaagcctaaggaccccggttcgaggctcggttccccaggtcccacgttagtcagatgcacaagggggcgcacgcgtctggagttcgtttgcagtggctggaagccctggcttgcccattctctctctctccctctatctgtctttctctctgtctgtcactctcaaataaataaataaataaaatgaacaaaaaaatattaaaagctaaaTTTAATTCAAAGCacttttcctatttatttgttattagtaTTTGTGTCTTTTATGATATTTGTTAATAAAAGATGACAGCTGCTTTTATCTTATGGCTGTTAATGTCCTAACTAGTAAAATGATTtgtatgggacacaataaatTAAGTTCTTCTTTCTTGTATAAAATTAGCTTGCCCCTGAAATCCAGGTGTGGAACATCACTTTGTAGCCCTCTCCAGACCCAGTGTTGCTGACCCATCCATTACTCTTTAGTtagaaaattaagttaaaaatttcTTCATTTACACTGAAAGCACTTCTCCTATCTGGGAAGTAGGGTAGGGATAGCTATTGGATGCAGTTATCCTTTTTACCACTGGGTGGCAAGGCCTCTTGACTGGTGTGATGTCTGTTTGAGTAACATTTTAGTATTAGCTCTTTTAGGCGTCATTGTTTGGCTAGGTGGTTCAGGGCAAGGCTGGGCTGAAAGCAGAAGCAGTTGTTGGTAGTTGTGGCCATCCATGTCCCCATGGAAAAGATGGTTctggtctgtttctcttcttgatCTTTGATACTCTGCTTTCTCTTTCAGGAAGTGGTGTTTTCTGCCTCCCCAGATGCTACTATCAGGATTTGGTCGGTCCCAAACAACTCCTGTGTACAGGTTGTTCGGGCTCATGAGAGTGCTGTGACAGGCCTCAGCCTCCACGCTACTGGTGACTATCTCCTGAGCTCCTCTGATGATCAGGTGCGTTCAGCTGGGGCCTTGAAGAGGCCGGCTGGTCCCTGAGCGTGAGCATCCTGGGATGAGGATCATCTTGCCGGGGGCAGCCAGTTTTCCAGCGTGCTGGTGGGAGGTGTTTCCTCTGGTGTGGGCAGTGGCTCTGCCCGGGCCTACTGAACCATGGTCTTTCCTGAATGCTGTCGGACCTTTCTCACTGGCTTCTTGGTCTCTTGTTTCTAGTACTGGGCCTTCTCTGACATCCAGACAGGACGTGTACTCACCAAGGTGACAGATGAGACCTCTGGATGCTGTAAGTGGCCTTAGGGGCACTGCACTCTTTTGTTTGTCTTCTGTCATTTGTTTTTAGATTTGATTCAATCATTTGCTTATTTGTTCTTCTAAAGACAATATTTGCCACTGGCACCTGCCTAGTGCCCATCTTGTGCCGCACAGTAAAAAGtgtgaagaggggctggagagatggcttagcggttaaacgcttgcctgtgaagcctaaggaccctggttcgaggcttgattctccaggacccacgttagccagatgcacaagggggcgcatgcgtctggagttcgtctgcagtggcgggaggccctggcgctcccattctctctctgtctctatctgcctctgtctctctctgttgctctcaaataaataaataaaaatgaacaacaacaacaaaaaatttaaaaaaaagtgtgagaaGAGATCTCAGCCTCCTTGTGTGCTCTGACCTCAAGCCTCTCCCCTTCTCCACAGCTCTTACTTGTGCGCAGTTTCACCCTGATGGTCTCATTTTTGGAACAGGAACCATGGACTCTCAGATCAAGATCTGGGACCTGAAGGTAGGGCATGAGGGCCTCATGGAGCTTAGGGGCAGATTAGGGCTATGGCACCTGGCCCTCAGGGTATCTCAAGGCTGGGGAGAGCCTAGCTCCTCATGTGTGGATTGGTAGGTGTAATTTGAGGGCCCTGGGCTGGCTGGCTGCACCTGCTGTTGTAGGATGTCTTAGAATTAGGAGTTTGGTGAGGCCCATTTACTTCCTCCTGATCAGTAAGTAATGTTTCATtcttcacccccaccccccacacaccgtAGGAGCGTACCAATGTGGCCAACTTCCCTGGCCACTCAGGCCCCATCACCAGTATTGCCTTCTCTGAGAATGGATACTACCTGGCTACAGCAGCCGATGACTCTTCTGTCAAGTTGTGGGATTTGCGCAAGCTTAAGAATTTTAAGACATTGCAGCTGGACAACAACTTTGAGGTATGTTGCCCCTCTTCTACACTCTTGATGGTTTCTCCACATTTGTTGATTATACAGTTATGTAAGCTGTTTTTGTCTCCATTTTTGGAGCTTTTGTTCCTTTGTGTAACcttattttgtggtttttcagGTGAAGTCACTGATCTTTGACCAGAGTGGTACCTACCTGGCCCTTGGGGGCACAGATGTCCAGATCTACATCTGCAAACAGTGGACAGAGATTCTTCACTTTACAGGTAGAGGCCTGGGTCCGGATAGAAGTGGGGAAACATCACTAGGGGAAGAAGCTCTGGCTTGGCCCACATTTGTCCAGgctaattttttttcccttttcatttttgtAATGCAGGGATTGGGGTGGGGCTCATGCATGCCAGTCAAACATGTAAAATTGCATAGCGGTGAGTGCTGGTACTAGCTGTGCCCTCCCAAGCTGTGTGTGGTGAGGAGCAAGCTCTATCATCTCTCTGGAGCCCTAGCAAAGTGGGAAAGGCCAAAGATTGTTTTAAGGTTTACATGAAAATGTACACATACACAGTGTAGGTCAGTGTCCGATACACAGGAAGGGTTTGCTGTGTCATTTGATAGTTGTGTTAGTTTGATTTGAGCAGTGATTAAGACAGAACCAGACTTGGTAGTGGTGACATTTGTAGTCAAATTGGGAAGAGCAGATAGAGGGTGATTTAGtagattttgtttgctttttgtggtATAAtgtttgaactcagggccttgcctCCATAAGGTCAGTGCTCCACCAATGGTTAAATTCCCAGCACAAGTACTTAATGGCAGTTGGAAGTGATCAAGAAGAAAAgtgtgagaggctgaggcagtacaTAAGGTTTCTGCCCTCTCCGTCCTATGGCCCAGGGCATGCAGCTTCTATCTGGGAGCTTTAGCTTCTTCATCTTTAAGAAGGGGTCTTGTAGGTGTGATAGATAACttatacctgcaatcccagcactcttgaagccgaggcaggaggattgcctcaagtttgaagccagcctgagctacagagggactccctacctcaaacaaaacaaaaagccacagaaaccaaactaaataaaaaaaaaatggggatgtTGGCACTGGTTTGTGGCATGGAGGTGGCCTGCCTGGTGCTCACTCAGATGCTAATGATTGGTAGCAGCTGCCGTGTTTTTGATGAAATGCTCATCCTCAGTTGCAGGTTGTGAGCAAGAGTCAACATAGTTTCTTACACCCTATGCTCTCTTAAGCCCTGTGCACTGTGTCAGTGGCAAAGGTGTCATAGTCTTAACTGTGAGGCCCACTGGCTTGATTTCAGCTGCACACTGGGCCTGAAACTGTAATTTGGGGCTGAATTAAGTAGACCAGcaacctgagaccacagaggGGCTTATCATTGGGGAGCTGGTGGGCTCCAGGTGTGATCCTAAGTCTAGAGGGTATTTGCCCTGATGTTTAAGTTACCTGAGTCCCACTTAGGAGGGATTGCTCAGCCTTATCAGCCTGGAATCTACTCACTCCTGTGCTGTGTGCTCAGATTGGACCTCCTTGAGCCATTCCAGGTCCAAGCAAGGAGCTGGAGCTACTCATAAACCCACAAAGTGGTTTTCAGCCAAGGTTCCTAGCTGAGCTGAAAGTGGACTTGCTGAGAAAGCTCAGGAGGAGGACTGTTCATTCATCCCACTGACAAATGGTGGAGTGCCTGCTTTGTGCCAGGTTCTAGCACTGGAGAAATGGTGAGCAGATGCCTGCCTTGAGACAGTGCCGTCCCATGCAGTGCAACCTGTACGACAGGTTGTATCAGGAATATGGCATTTGATGTGAGTGTCCAGCCTTAAAGGAGAAAAAGCCTCTCACAGCTGCCTCTTGTCTTTCCTCAGAGCATAGTGGCCTGACCACAGGGGTGGCCTTTGGACACCACGCCAAGTTCATCGCTTCTACCGGCATGGACAGGAGCCTCAAGTTCTATAGCCTGTAGGTCCTACGTCTTCACAGACACCAGGCCTTATTCCAGTAGTCCATTAGAGTTAGGGGTGAAGGGGTGtcttgtgtggggggaggggggtctaTGGGGTTTGACATCCACATCATTTCACTCTGGCCTGAGTAATGGTCTGAGCCAGGGTTCATGGAATACTCTCATCCATGTAGCCTCCAGGGCCCCACAGGAATGgacatggtgggctggagggaggccAGGGGGACGTCACCTTGTAAAGGGTTGGGGCCCagtgcctccccagtggtggtggtggttccaTACCCACTGTTTCAGTTCCTCCAAGACAGGCAAGCTAAAGGAACTGAAGGGGCTGGTCAGGAGGGTTTGTGCAGGTTTTTGTAAGCAGTGATctagtttcattaaaaaaagaaaataataaacttgGTTAACTCCTTGTGTCTGTCTGAATCAGGGACATCTTTAGTGGGGAAGGTTAAGGGGAAGGGGCACAATGTGGACACTGGCTACCAGGAATCCCAGTGTTCCCACCCCCACAGCAGAAGTAAAACAGCGTAAGTATGTAAGCCATTTGTCAAAAGTTTTATACCCTCATAGGTCTTGacctttccagggcctccaatcacttgTGCTGTACTTGTGTCCTGGCCTTGGCTTCTCCCACAGGCCTGAAAGGCAGGAGAAGCTCAGCCTGCTGGGAGGAGCTGTGAGTGGATGTTGGCATGTTACAGCTCTGCCCCAGCTGGTGTGAATCACTTATTGATTGCCAGTTGAGGAAGAACTGGGCCAGAGAGACAGTgaacagtaaataaaaaaaaggcggggctggagagatggcttagcggttaagcgcttgcttgtgaagcctaaggaccccggttcgaggctcggttccccaggtcccacgttagccagatgcacaagggggcgcacgcgtctggagtttgtttgcagtggctggaagccctggcgcgcccattctctctctctccctctgtctgtctttctctctgtcactctcaaataaataaataaataaataataaaggccaggtaagggctggggaaatagcttagcggttaaggtgtttatctgagaagccttaaggacctaggttcaattcccccaggcccacataagccagatgcacaagagaacacatgcatctggattttgtttgcagtggctggaggccctggcacacccattctcttatctgcttctttctctctctcaagtaagtacatacatacatacatacatacatacatatatatatatatataatttatttatttatttatttatttgacagagaaagaggaagcgagagagaatgggcatgccagggcctccagacactgcaaatgaactccagatgtgtgtgcccccttgtacatctggctaacatgggtcctggggaaccaaacctggatcctctggctttgcagacaaacaccttaactgctaagccatccctccagcccacctgacctttttaaaaaatatttacttgatgggctggaggaatggcttagcggttaaggtgcttgcctgtgaagcctaagaacccaggttcaagtccccagaacccacataagccagactcacaagatcatgcatgcatacaaggtggcacatgtgtctggaattcagttgcactgtctggaggccctggtacaccaattttctCAATCATGTTAAAAtgttacaaattttttttaaaaaaaataggttggattgatggcttagtggttaagtgcttgcctgtgaagcctaaggaccccgattcgaggctcaatcccccaggacccacattagctagatgcacaagggggcacatgcatctggagtttatttgcagaggctgaaggctctggcacacccattctctatctgcctctttctgtcactttcaaataaataaataaaaataaacaaaggaatttaaaaaaacaggtcAGGTGATAGATGTGTGAAGAGGGGATTTACATAGGGTCTTGTGGCCACTCTTGGAGGTCACCAGAGGCCTCTGGCAAGGGTGGGGTTGTATGTGTGTTGATGTGAAGCCTGAAGGGCAAGGGCCTAAATGGAGAGAAGAATTGCAGGCAGAAACTGAAGGTTCTGAGCCTAGTGGTGATGTacggttttaatcccagcactgaggaggcagaggtaggatcactgtgtgtttggattacatggtgaattctaggtcatcctgggctaaagcaagaccctacctccaaaaacaaaacaaaacaaaaaaatgagcagAGTAACAACTAGGAGGCCAGTGTGACCCCCGTGTAGTGACTAAAGGCAGGTAGCCATTAGGTGGGTCCTTGAGAATGTTGGGTCTGGGAGTCTGACTAGAGTGGGTGAGGAGAGTGAAGTGGGGGCAGGAGTTGGTAAGTGCTGATGAGAAAGTGCTAGGAAGGGGCAGTGGGGCCCGGTCACAGCAGTCTATATTGTTGATGCAACATATGGCCTATAAGCCTGAACACTTGTCGTATCTGCCCTGGAGGCCAGGATGCCTTCTAGCTTGTGAAAGCTCTGGAAATCTTACAGTAGAGACACTATTTGCTATCTATAGCGCTGTGATTACTATGCAGCCCACAGCTCCCTTGTGAATATActacataaattatttaaaaaaaaaaaaaacttgatgggggactgaagagatggctaagcagttaaggcacttgcctgcgaagcctgagaacccatgttcactctccagatcccacataagccagacgcacaaaggtgaggcaagcacaagggcaCAAGCATCAAGTTCAACTGTAATGGctaagccctggcacgccaattctctctttaaaaaaaagttaatgaggctggaaagatggttcagcagttaaggcatatccctgcaaagcctagtgacctgggttcagttcctcagtatctatgtaaagccagatgcacaaggtggcacatgaatccagagttcgtttgtagcaccTGGAGGTCCAGAAGTACCCATTCTGTTTCTGCTTGGGAGGAAAAAacgttgggcatggtgacacacctttaattctagcattggAGGCAggagtttcaagccagcctggactagagtgagaccctgccttagaaacaacaaaactaacccagtgttgcagtccggtccacattgctagtagaaatcccCAACcaatagcttctgggaaaaagatttgtTTGGCTTACAGGTTGGAGGGGAtccccacgatggcaggggaaaatgatggcatgagcaaagggtagacgtcaccccctggccaacatagtaaggtagacaatagcaacaggagagtgtgccaaacactggcatggggaaactggctataactcccataagcccgcccccaacaatacaccacctccaggaggcattaattcccaaatctccatcagctgggaacctagcattcagagcacccaagtctatggggaacacctgactcaaaccaccacacccagtttccttAAAGCTTTGATCAGCTAAGCTTTCATCTGTGTGTACCTGGGAACGGTTCATGGAATTCACCATTTGTACGTTGAAAAGTTTACAGCTACTGTACAGACAGCAGTATGCGCCACATTGCCAGTGGACATCTTGGGGCATGTAGCCCCTTGTTTGTTTGCCCCGGTCCTGGTGGTGATTGTCTAAAATTCTAACCACAAGGCAGTGTTTGAATGCTTTCTCACAGGTTTCCAACGTTTGCTATCTGCTGTGTACTGATGAGACCCTGTGGCTCCCAAAAGACTATTACCTTAACATATCAGCCaactttagatttttattttggtttgaaaagcatatgatttttataaatttattatgcAGTTCTGAGGCAGGACACATTTTAAGATGAATTAGGACAAGTAAGGAAGGTAGGTGGGTAACaactatttacattttattttattttatttattttatttatttacatattattattttagtgCCAGTGGAGGTAGAGTGAGGGTTTAGGGGATGGCTTAGGACATCCTGGGCCTGAGTTGGTCCCCATAGCTAGTCAGCACTAAAGCATCAAATAATTTCTGTTAGATATAAACGTGCAATTTTTACCATTTGTCCTGAGAGATACTGAAGCACAGATTCTCTTGACGAGCCTTATGGTCACCATAAAATGTTATCAGCAGtttgtttccctcataacagatatgccaccattgcaccagttagaATATTTAGCCTGACTGGCCAGCTATAAATCTTACAGGGTCCAACTGCTGGTTAAGATCCttaatgagggctgaagagatggcttagcggttaaggtgcttgtctgcgaaacctaaggacccatatttgactctccaggtgccacataagccagatgcacaaggtgatgaaagtatacaaagtggtacatgtgtcaggagtttaattgcagtggctggaggccctggtgtgacaaatctcttgcattaaaaaataataatagggctggagagatggcttagcggttaagcgcttgcctgtgaagcctaaggaccccggttcgaggctcggttccccaggtcccatgttagccagatgcacaagggagcgcacgcgtctggagtttgtttgcagaagctggaagccctggcgccccattctctctccctctatctgtctttctgtctgtgtctgtcgctctcaaataaataaaaattaaaaaaataataatgataataaaatttaaaaagccagcgtgttgggcttgcctcaaaacaaacaaaaattttgaaaagatccTTGATGACTTGTCTCCTGCAGCAGGCTAGGCTGCATACTCTTTCAAGCATCGTAACGGTCaccaggaggcttccagctcagctccagcttggtcTTTGTGTCCTGCAGCCCAGCCCAGACATCCcacattgaaatttttaaaatttatttaggggagagagagagagggagaaacggcagatagagtgagagtgaatgcccacaccaggacctctagccaatgcaaatgaactctagatgcatgtgccactttgtgcatccggcttatggaggtgctggggaatcaaacctgtgtcctgaggcttcataggcaaataccttaacttctgatctatctccccagccctgaattctttttttttttttttacaatttattattttcaatcagagagaataggcattccagggccttcagcctctgcaaacccattttctgcatccagctttacacgggtactggagaattgaacccgagtcctttggctttgccagcaagtgccttaactgctaagccctctctctagcccccacacaGAATTCTGAAGCAGCTGGGTCCGAGGATGTTCAGCAGTCTGAGCCACTTCTTTGTGCTGGTACACCAAGCGCCGCTCCCTTTGGCAGGGGGTAGAGGGGAGGAACATAGGTAGGCCTAGGAACCAGACTCCCTGACCTGACAGCCTGCTTCTGGCACTTAGTAGCTGTAGGACCTTGAGCAGATTGCttttgtggattttttgttttttcataagATGGGGATACTGTACTTTTTAGGGATATTGTAAGGATTGAATGGATATGAGACATGCTCAGAACAGAGGCCACGTATAGGAAATGCTGTACAAATTAaaattgctgctgctgttttactGCTTTCTTTCCCTGGAGTCTCTTACCTCCTCAAGAAGTCTTCATATCCAGCTGAGCAAGTGACCTTCCTCAGACGTCATGTTAACCATGTTACCTTGAAGGTCTTCACGCATTTGTCTCTCTTGGCTTGTCATCTTACGGACAAGACCACATATTCGCTGCTGTCATCCATCTTCCACTGCTAAGTGCAGGTTAAGAGGTGCAACTCTGTGCTCAGTCCAAACCCCACACTGTGTTTCCTTCTTTGCTGCATAAAAGCcagaatgagccaggcgtggtggcgcacacctttaatcccagcactcgggaggcagaggtaggaggatcgctgtaaattcgaggccaccctgagactacattagtgaattccaggtcagcctggactagagtgaaaccctacctcggggaaaaaaaaaaaggccagaatgAAATGGAGAGCTTCCACCACACATACCTTCAGAATTTGAAATCAGCTGCCTTGGGggttgtagtagacagcctcacaCATCCAAcaagttttatgggaggaagggatttatttcaagcttacagatccaagggaagttccatcaatggtggaagaaactggttcctattcataaatccaagcagagagagaaaccaccaccagccagcaaatgccaaaaagcagcaagcaggacccccaaGCCCAGACCtgtctgcatacctttgggctggaattcagatccacccccagtgacatggccCCTGTAGCTGGAGTCTGCCTATGAGGGGCTGCAAGCTCAGTAAGACCCCTGAGTCTGTAGGGCCATACCTTTACACTGCCACGGGTGAAGTAGCTCTCTAGGTGTGTGCTCTTAAAGTTGGCAATGACCAGTAACAATCTTAGTCTTCAGGCTGTGGGAATATCAGTGGGGCTAGTGTCCAAAGGGAAATCATTTGGTGGCAAAATCAGTCTTTCTTGTTACCTTCAAAACTTTCTTGAGCCTCTTGGACAAAGGCATGACCCTCTGCAGTTGGACTGGCAGGGCATCTGCATTGTGTTTTAAACTTGGAACACTAAATGGGGTTACCCAGGCATAGTGTAGTTACACTAGTCTGTCCAGTATTTGAAGTCTCTTCAGTACCATGCATGACCCTGCCCTGCCCAGCAGGTGGTGCTAGCACTGTTCTGTAGGTGAGAAATTACTCTTGGTTTATAGACAATGGTGctaggcttttattttattatttattattaaattatatttattgagggaagtacagagccaaggaaagacacccacatggctagagatcccatgtggagggcctggaaagaaagtatggaaagaaaagaggaaaggtcAAGGAGCTCCTTCTGTGTGGAGCGCTGGAAGGGAGTAAAGGAGCTCATGTGGAGAGTAAGAGCTAGGGGCCCTCCCTGCTGGGCctagccagcccaggcccagctgagggaaaagctcacccatagctggaagttcccaaatggtcagagagcctgccctccccttgcaaaggcatTTAGAGACTTGTAGTGGTAGGCTGTCATTTGAGTCAGGTAAACCAGAGGGAAAGCAGGTTTGTTagagctaggggctgtctcaggaagaggttaatTCTGACACCAAGTTCCCGAGGAtgaacttaaccaaccacaatgtttaaatcctatgaaagccctccctcccaggaggggtcctggttgtttatgGAGAActaggtctagggaactaggcaagaggtaagtcagatcatctttaatttctagcaa carries:
- the Prpf19 gene encoding pre-mRNA-processing factor 19, with the translated sequence MSLICSISNEVPEHPCVSPVSNHVYERRLIEKYIAENGTDPINNQPLSEEQLIDIKVAHPIRPKPPSATSIPAILKALQDEWDAVMLHSFTLRQQLQTTRQELSHALYQHDAACRVIARLTKEVTAAREALATLKPQAGLIVPQAVPSSQPSVVGAGEPMDLGELVGMTPEIIQKLQDKATVLTTERKKRGKTVPEELVKPEELSKYRQVASHVGLHSASIPGILALDLCPSDTNKILTGGADKNVVVFDKSSEQILATLKGHTKKVTSVVFHPSQEVVFSASPDATIRIWSVPNNSCVQVVRAHESAVTGLSLHATGDYLLSSSDDQYWAFSDIQTGRVLTKVTDETSGCSLTCAQFHPDGLIFGTGTMDSQIKIWDLKERTNVANFPGHSGPITSIAFSENGYYLATAADDSSVKLWDLRKLKNFKTLQLDNNFEVKSLIFDQSGTYLALGGTDVQIYICKQWTEILHFTEHSGLTTGVAFGHHAKFIASTGMDRSLKFYSL